Proteins encoded within one genomic window of Pristis pectinata isolate sPriPec2 chromosome 5, sPriPec2.1.pri, whole genome shotgun sequence:
- the adnp2a gene encoding activity-dependent neuroprotective protein 2a, which produces MYQLPVTKLETIRKSRKKVKRILSDIGLQYCKELLEEFKSYNPGDYYMKNTSWTDFSIWHPSKKSKAYRAKPYFCSLCDFSTKFISAYKSHMRCFHEDEMDMEMLVSCPNCTFIAHPKHMKKHAKIFHIDTRKASNIANHVNTDQGRQMQPKVYQGKMSNLVQPVYFCRVCSYKDVSLYGIKKHVFLSHFGSLVNTYIGQVEDQVELSVYKYFCKGCQMKMVTYDALLYHVLDKHKEVEGPVRATIGHITELRPKLHIAPKPQISQTSLPVPLSVNSAVSSCNVRLAGQMLSCVKTAASAPTIRPIGPVLSCVKTAASTTNIKPSLPVISSMQSPITAPVQQSLNVLALPQNFGPVTLGSLRPAMNAFPLQSNLIPVTVATTGPGGASKPGQVNLVPATFQVGQNNLAIRAVGPVLPQAFLMPQGLTVDQTVRPSIPGNVLSASSQTVKHLIQSNKHVNGVPAYTLTPVQFSLPVASTTTTNHKPGVLSTTQVPLNNAQTNKMTSVSQQPLNEPSVITVATVEQKQSPPIPAVTLNLTAQSTKAQQWKSCSMCSALLPLSAYDNHVATAHKAEEPSDKPEKIVACATYLQRVRAHICKCLFCRSYVHKNVLISHLLMHGLTCLFCSLTFHDLSKFSEHVKASHAGLRFESVENVKDGVSTYNQINGGSFNLTVKLPEAKIGPNDIHLTLIPNKMSSPHAPLVIEVCRQKEEEEEIIMKPITEESLSSKCPFCSKHFSNLKYEKHLQESHHVASMVHPLLKIPSFKCIHCLGVYTDSMATSTITLHLLRCRGLNKQQGNALPKNTMQSKRAFSENGRKSGTEPVSNGDGKKLALSPPKRLKTDVVATDYEVSAQTLNDTANTSHSVPSPDPSTVLALVPKGFESRPYEERKGFLLDYFHKQPYPSNKEIEMLASILWLWKNDVALIFGTKQKLCLKAMKYKPFVLLGFNMSELKKVKHSLTLS; this is translated from the exons GAATTTAAAAGTTATAATCCAGGGGATTACTACATGAAAAACACATCATGGACTGACTTTTCAATATGGCACCCAAGTAAAAAGTCAAAG GCCTATCGAGCAAAACCGTATTTCTGTAGCCTATGCGATTTCTCAACAAAATTTATTTCTGCTTATAAGAGTCACATGCGATGTTTCCATGAGGATGAAATGGATATGGAAATGTTGGTCAGCTGTCCTAATTGCACATTTATCGCTCACCCCAAGCATATGAAGAAGCATGCCAAAATATTCCATATTGATACTCGGAAAGCATCCAACATTGCTAACCACGTCAACACAGATCAAGGGAGACAGATGCAACCCAAAGTGTATCAGGGCAAAATGTCAAATCTCGTCCAGCCAGTTTATTTTTGCAGAGTATGTTCCTACAAAGATGTATCATTGTATGGCATCAAGAAACATGTCTTTCTATCCCATTTTGGCAGTTTAGTAAATACCTACATCGGTCAGGTAGAGGACCAGGTAGAGCTTTCGGTGTACAAGTATTTTTGTAAAGGATGCCAAATGAAAATGGTCACCTATGATGCCTTACTATATCATGTTCTGGACAAACATAAGGAAGTGGAAGGTCCAGTGAGAGCTACAATTGGACACATAACAGAACTGAGACCCAAGCTACATATTGCTCCTAAGCCTCAAATAAGCCAGACTTCTTTGCCAGTGCCTCTCAGTGTGAATTCAGCAGTGTCATCGTGTAACGTCAGACTAGCTGGACAAATGCTTTCCTGTGTGAAGACTGCTGCTTCGGCACCCACCATTAGACCAATTGGTCCAGTGCTCTCATGTGTGAAAACAGCTGCTTCAACAACAAACATAAAACCATCTCTTCCAGTAATTTCCAGCATGCAGTCACCAATAACAGCACCCGTACAACAGTCACTTAATGTATTAGCACTTCCTCAGAATTTTGGTCCAGTGACTTTGGGATCATTGAGACCAGCTATGAATGCTTTTCCTTTACAAAGCAATCTGATCCCAGTTACTGTAGCTACAACTGGCCCTGGAGGAGCTTCAAAGCCAGGCCAGGTCAACCTTGTGCCTGCTACTTTTCAAGTGGGCCAGAATAATCTTGCAATTAGAGCAGTGGGTCCTGTCCTTCCTCAGGCATTTTTGATGCCACAAGGATTGACTGTGGATCAGACAGTAAGACCCAGTATTCCAGGAAATGTTTTATCAGCCAGTTCACAGACAGTTAAGCATCTAATTCAGAGCAACAAACACGTTAATGGCGTTCCTGCATACACACTAACTCCAGTTCAGTTCTCCTTGCCTGTTGCTTCAACTACTACAACAAACCACAAACCTGGGGTGCTTTCTACAACACAAGTGCCACTTAATAATGCCCAAACAAATAAAATGACATCTGTATCTCAGCAACCACTAAACGAACCCTCAGTAATAACTGTTGCAACAGTGGAGCAGAAACAGAGTCCACCAATACCTGCAGTTACTCTAAATTTGACAGCACAGAGTACCAAAGCTCAACAGTGGAAGAGTTGCTCCATGTGCAGTGCATTGCTACCACTGAGTGCTTATGATaatcatgttgcaactgcacACAAGGCCGAGGAGCCTAGTGACAAACCTGAGAAGATTGTAGCCTGTGCTACTTACCTGCAGAGAGTACGTGCTCACATATGCAAGTGTCTTTTCTGTAGAAGCTACGTTCATAAAAATGTACTCATTTCCCATTTGCTGATGCATGGCCTAACTTGTTTGTTCTGCTCCTTGACGTTCCATGACCTATCAAAATTTTCAGAACATGTCAAGGCCTCGCATGCTGGGCTAAGGTTTGAATCTGTTGAAAATGTTAAAGATGGAGTTTCAACTTATAACCAAATAAATGGTGGCAGCTTTAACTTAACTGTTAAGTTGCCAGAAGCTAAAATTGGCCCTAATGATATTCACTTGACACTTATTCCAAACAAAATGTCTTCTCCTCATGCACCTTTAGTAATTGAGGTGTGCAGAcaaaaggaggaggaagaggaaatcATCATGAAACCTATAACAGAAGAGTCTCTAAGCTCAAAGtgtcctttttgttcaaaacatttttccaatttaaaatatgaaaagcaTTTGCAAGAAAGTCATCATGTGGCATCTATGGTTCATCCACTGCTGAAAATACCATCGTTTAAGTGTATTCACTGTCTTGGTGTGTACACAGATAGCATGGCAACTTCAACAATCACTCTTCATCTGTTGCGTTGCAGAGGCCTTAACAAACAGCAAGGTAATGCTTTGCCAAAAAACACTATGCAGTCAAAGCGTGCATTTTCAGAAAATGGCAGGAAATCAGGGACTGAACCAGTTTCAAATGGTGATGGAAAAAAATTGGCATTGTCACCTCCAAAACGATTAAAGACTGATGTAGTAGCAACTGATTATGAAGTTTCTGCCCAAACACTGAATGACACAGCTAACACTTCACACTCCGTACCCTCACCAGATCCATCAACAGTTTTGGCACTAGTTCCGAAAGGATTTGAGAGTCGTCCCTATGAAGAAAGAAAGGGGTTCCTTCTTGACTACTTTCACAAGCAACCTTACCCTAGCAATAAAGAAATTGAGATGTTAGCTTCAATCTTGTGGCTATGGAAGAATGATGTTGCTCTCATCTTTggcacaaaacaaaaattgtgcTTGAAAGCAATGAAGTACAAACCATTTGTGCTTTTGGGATTCAACATGTCAGAACTTAAGAAAGTAAAGCACAGTTTAACACTGAGTTAG